The Phragmitibacter flavus nucleotide sequence AGCCCTTCGGAAATTTTGAAGCGATGGCATTGGCACCCTTTATCGCGGTGTTGGGGGTGATGGGCGATCTGGCGGAGTCGGTTTTAAAGCGATGCCATCATATCAAGGATTCAGGGCACAAACTGCCGGGCATTGGCGGCATTCTTGATCTCACCGACAGCCTGTTGTTTACCGTTCCGGTGGTTTATCTTTTTATCATTTTATTCGCATGAGGGGAACGACTGGCGATGGCAATGGGACAGGACCTGCGGTGAGGCGGCGCAAGGTGCTGGTGCTAGGTTCGACGGGGTCGATCGGGCACAGCGCGTTGAAGGTGGCGAAGGATGTGCCTGACCACATGGAGATCGTTGGTCTGGCGGCGCGGTCGAGTGTGGACACTCTTGTGGCCCAAGTGGCGGAAACGGGGGTGAAGCAGGTGGCAGTGACGGATGCGGCGGCGGCGGTGCGGGCTCGTGAACTTCTGCCCAAGGACGTGGAGGTGTTTGCCGGGGACGAGGGGTTGGTGGAGCTGGTGCGTCAGTCGGAGGCCGACATGGTGCTGGTGGCAATTGTGGGGACGGCAGGCTTGCGTCCGACCCTGGAGGCGATTGAAAAAGGGATGGATCTGGCGGTGGCTTCGAAGGAAATTTTGGTGATGGCGGGGGAGGCGGTGATGGGCGCAGCGCGCGAAAAAGGCGTGGCGGTGTTGCCGGTGGACAGTGAGCACAACGCGATTTTCCAGTGTCTGGAAGGGCGATCCTCCAGCGAGGTGCGGCGGCTGATTTTGACGGCGAGTGGGGGTCCGTTTCGTGAAGCACCGGCGGAATCGCTGGCCAGCGTGACGGTGGCGCAGGCGTTGAAACATCCGACCTGGACGATGGGGACCAAGATCACGATTGATTCAGCCACCTTGTTCAACAAGGGGTTGGAAATGATCGAGGCTCGGTGGTTGTTTGATGTGCCGATGAGCCGTGTGGATGTGATTGTGCATCCGCAGAGCATTGTGCACAGCATGGTGGAGTTTGTGGACAGTTCGGTGCTGGCGCAGCTGAGTCACTCGGACATGTGTTTTCCGATTCAGTATGCCGTCACCTGGCCGCAGCGGGTGGTGAATTCGTTGCAGCCGTTGGATTTTGCAAAACTGGCCTCTCTGCATTTTGAAGCGCCGCGGGTGGACGTTTTTCCGGCGTTGCGGTTGGCGCGTGAGGCGGGGGAGGCGGGGGGGACGCTGCCAGCGGTGTTGAATGCGGCGAATGAGGTGGCGGTGGAAGCGTTTTTACAGGGGCGGATCAAGTTCCCGGGGATTTGGGAATTGGTGGAGCGGGTGATGCAGGCGCATGATCAGGTGGCGCATCCCGATTTGGAGACGATTCTCGAAGCGGACCGCTGGGCGCGGGAGAAGGCGGGGGAATGGTCCTGAGAAAGTAGAAGGCTCGTCCCGAGCCTTGGTGTATTTGAAAGGCTCGGGACGAGCCTTCTACTTTGTTACTCATTCAATCCACCGGCCAGGGGGATTTTTGAAGGGCTTTGGGGGCGTCGAGAATTTCCTTCAAGATAAAGGCTTTGCGATAGCCGCCGGTGCTGCGAAGGTATTCGGTGAGGGGGTGGACCCGGGAAGCCTTGGCGTCGTAGGCGACGCCGACAGGGCGGTTATCGTCGAAGCCTTTGTTGGTAGGGGCGGGCTTGGCAGGCTGAAGGGTATAGGCGGTGCGGGCTTCGACTTGAAGAGGGGTGACCGGGGCAGCAGGGACGGATCGTTGGGGCGGGGCGGGGGTGTGAACTTGACGTTGAGGCGGCGTAGGAAGAGGCGGTGGCGGAGGAGCCGGTGCGGACCTGGGGGCCTGCTGCTCTTCCATGGCTTTGCGGAAGGTTTCGATGAGGTCGCCGAGTCCACCGGGTTGAGGCTGTGGAGCGGAAGGCGTGGGACTGGATGGCATCGGCGGGGGCGACGGCCGGTTGGGGGACGACGAAGGGGCGTTGCCGGTGGTTTGCAGCTGGCGGGCACGACGACGGGCCTCGAGTTCTTCGGAACTGGGTGGGGGCTGGCGTTCGCGTTTGGCCTGTTCCTGCTTTTCCTGCCAGAGTTTGTAGACCCACTGGACAAAGCCGATGACAACAAAAACCACGACGAAGATGATCTGCTGGAGATCAAATCCCGATGAGTTGGCGATCAA carries:
- a CDS encoding 1-deoxy-D-xylulose-5-phosphate reductoisomerase, yielding MRGTTGDGNGTGPAVRRRKVLVLGSTGSIGHSALKVAKDVPDHMEIVGLAARSSVDTLVAQVAETGVKQVAVTDAAAAVRARELLPKDVEVFAGDEGLVELVRQSEADMVLVAIVGTAGLRPTLEAIEKGMDLAVASKEILVMAGEAVMGAAREKGVAVLPVDSEHNAIFQCLEGRSSSEVRRLILTASGGPFREAPAESLASVTVAQALKHPTWTMGTKITIDSATLFNKGLEMIEARWLFDVPMSRVDVIVHPQSIVHSMVEFVDSSVLAQLSHSDMCFPIQYAVTWPQRVVNSLQPLDFAKLASLHFEAPRVDVFPALRLAREAGEAGGTLPAVLNAANEVAVEAFLQGRIKFPGIWELVERVMQAHDQVAHPDLETILEADRWAREKAGEWS